TCCCGAGATCGCGTCGGCCGACCTCACCGATGCCGCGCTGTTGCTCGCCGCATGGGGTACCCCGGGCGGCGCCGGTCTGACGTTGCCCACCCCTCCTCCCCCGGCGGCGATGGCCTCGGCCGTCGAGGTGCTGCACACCCTCGGGCTGGTCGACGATGACGGCCGCATCACCGCACTCGGCGAGCGGGTCGTTCAGCTGCCGGTCGGCGCACGCGAGGCACGCGCGCTCCTCGCGGGGGCGCACGACCTCGGCGATCCCGAACTCGTCGGCGAGATCGTGGCGGCCGTTTCCGACGACCACCGCGAGCCGGGGGCCGACCTCTCCCGGCTGCTGCGCGAGCTGCGAACCGGGCGCAGTGCGGGATCGCAGCGCTGGCGTCGAGAGGCTCGGAGGCTGTCGGGCATCGCTCGCTCCGACGCGCCTGACGCCCCGGGCCCGACTGCGGCGACATCCAGAACGGACTCGGCAGAGGCGCCCGGCGTCGTCGTCGCTCTCGCCCGCCCGGAGTGGATCGCGCGCCGCACCGGGGCCCACTCCCGCAGCTACCTGTTCGCGAGCGGCACGAGAGCCGCGCTCCCCGAGGGCAGCGGCCTCATCGGCAGCGAGTGGATCGCCGTACGCGAGGTGCAGCGCGCTTCGGGGCGCGCGGCCGACGGCACCGGAGCCGTGATCCGTCTCGCCGCCCACCTCACCAGCGCGGACGCCGTGCGCATCGGCGGCCCGCTCATCACGAGCACGCGGGCCGCTCGCGTCGAGGAGGGGCGCGTGCGTGTGCGCGAGGAGCGCAGGCTCGGCGCGATCCTGCTCTCCTCCGCACCGGTGCCGCCCGCCGAGGACGACACCATCCCGGCCCTCGCTGGCCACCTGCGCGAGCAGGGGCTCTCGGCGCTCGAGTGGTCGGACGCGGCGGTCTCGCTGCGAGCTCGCCTGGCGCTGCTGCATCGGCTGATCGGGGAACCCTGGCCTGCAATGGACGAGGTCGCACTGACGGAAGGCATCGAGCACTGGCTGGGAGCGGATCTGGCGCGACTGCGGCCCGGCGCATCCCTGCGCGGGATCGACGTCACCACCGCCCTGCGCCGGCTGCTGCCGTGGCCCGAGGCCGCCCGTCTCGACGAGTTGGCGCCGGAGCGTCTCACGGTGCCCTCGGGGTCCGCGATCCGCATCGACTATCCGGACGCGGGGTCGGATGACGCGGCGCCCGACGAGGCCGCGCGTCCCGTCGTCGCAGTGAAGCTGCAGGAGGTGTTCGGCCTCGCGCAGACCCCTCGCATCGTCGACGGACGGGTGCCGATCCTCTTCCACCTGCTCTCCCCCGCGCGGCGCCCCCTCGCCGTCACCGACGATCTCTCATCGTTCTGGAACGGGCCCTATCAGCAGGTCCGACGGGAGATGCGCGGGCGCTACCCCAAGCACCCCTGGCCCGAGGATCCGTGGGAGGCTGAGGCGACGGCGCGCACGAAGCGCGGTGCCCGGCGGTAGGTCCGGCCCCTCCCGAGCAACG
This DNA window, taken from Leucobacter tenebrionis, encodes the following:
- the hrpB gene encoding ATP-dependent helicase HrpB → MHTFDLGRIGSGLPVAAAQAEIEQAVAHGACVITAPPGTGKTTFVPPLVANLVARRGGGRVLLTQPRRVAVRAAARRIAELDGGNGTAGGGSGRGGDRGAGDGGIGGAVGFTVRGERRVGPDTRLEVLTPGVLLRRLIADPALEGVDAVILDEVHERSVDGDLLLALLDEVRTLRDDLALVAMSATLDSERFAALIGDGPGSPAPVVEIPSPLHPLRIDYAPCDGPRLDERGATRQYLAHLAALTARIRAEEGCDALVFVPGAREVDEVVRLLRDGHAAHERVEVFPLHGRVPAREQDRAVRGRGSGDPARIVVSTSLAESSLTVPGVRLVIDSGLSREVRRDRARDMTGLVTVSASRASAEQRAGRAARQGPGRAMRAYSETDFARMPAAAPPEIASADLTDAALLLAAWGTPGGAGLTLPTPPPPAAMASAVEVLHTLGLVDDDGRITALGERVVQLPVGAREARALLAGAHDLGDPELVGEIVAAVSDDHREPGADLSRLLRELRTGRSAGSQRWRREARRLSGIARSDAPDAPGPTAATSRTDSAEAPGVVVALARPEWIARRTGAHSRSYLFASGTRAALPEGSGLIGSEWIAVREVQRASGRAADGTGAVIRLAAHLTSADAVRIGGPLITSTRAARVEEGRVRVREERRLGAILLSSAPVPPAEDDTIPALAGHLREQGLSALEWSDAAVSLRARLALLHRLIGEPWPAMDEVALTEGIEHWLGADLARLRPGASLRGIDVTTALRRLLPWPEAARLDELAPERLTVPSGSAIRIDYPDAGSDDAAPDEAARPVVAVKLQEVFGLAQTPRIVDGRVPILFHLLSPARRPLAVTDDLSSFWNGPYQQVRREMRGRYPKHPWPEDPWEAEATARTKRGARR